A window of the Verminephrobacter eiseniae EF01-2 genome harbors these coding sequences:
- the metK gene encoding methionine adenosyltransferase, which yields MANDFLFTSESVSEGHPDKVADQISDAILDALLRQDPRSRVAAETLTNTGLVVLAGEISTNAHVDYIQVARDTIRRIGYDDTDYGIDYKGCAVLVAYDKQSNDIAQGVDHASDDHLNTGAGDQGLMFGYACDETPELMPAPIYYAHRLVERQAQLRKDGRLPFLRPDAKSQVTLRYVDGKPHSIDTVVLSTQHHPDQSATATTMKQSFIDAVIEEIIRPVLPKEWLHDTRFLINPTGRFVTGGPQGDCGLTGRKIIVDTYGGACPHGGGAFSGKDPTKVDRSAAYAARHVAKNVVAAGLARQCQIQVAYAIGVAEPMNITVYTEGTGVIADERIAALIKQHFDLRPRGIIQMLDLLRPIYEKTAAYGHFGREEPEFTWERTDKAAALRAAAGLSPGEHHRKEG from the coding sequence ATGGCGAACGACTTTCTCTTCACCTCGGAATCGGTCTCCGAAGGCCACCCCGACAAGGTGGCCGACCAAATCTCGGACGCGATTCTCGATGCCCTCTTGCGGCAAGACCCGCGCAGCCGCGTTGCCGCCGAGACATTGACCAACACCGGCCTGGTGGTGCTGGCCGGCGAGATCAGCACCAACGCCCATGTGGACTACATACAGGTGGCGCGCGACACCATCCGGCGCATCGGCTATGACGACACCGACTACGGCATCGACTACAAGGGCTGCGCCGTGCTCGTGGCCTACGACAAGCAAAGCAACGACATCGCCCAGGGCGTGGACCATGCCAGCGACGACCATTTGAACACCGGCGCCGGCGACCAGGGCCTGATGTTCGGCTACGCCTGCGACGAAACGCCCGAGCTGATGCCCGCGCCGATCTACTACGCGCACCGCCTCGTCGAGCGCCAGGCCCAGTTGCGCAAGGACGGGCGCCTGCCCTTTTTGCGCCCTGACGCCAAGAGCCAGGTCACGCTGCGCTATGTGGACGGCAAGCCCCACAGCATCGACACCGTGGTGCTCTCGACCCAGCACCACCCGGACCAATCGGCCACCGCCACCACCATGAAGCAGAGCTTCATAGACGCGGTGATCGAGGAAATCATCCGGCCCGTGCTGCCCAAAGAATGGCTGCACGACACGCGCTTCCTGATCAACCCCACCGGCCGCTTCGTCACCGGCGGCCCGCAGGGCGACTGCGGCCTGACGGGCCGCAAGATCATCGTCGACACCTACGGCGGGGCCTGCCCGCATGGCGGCGGCGCGTTCAGCGGCAAGGACCCGACCAAGGTCGACCGCTCCGCCGCCTACGCCGCCCGCCATGTGGCCAAGAACGTCGTGGCCGCCGGTCTGGCGCGCCAATGCCAGATCCAGGTGGCTTACGCGATCGGCGTGGCCGAGCCGATGAACATCACCGTGTACACCGAGGGCACGGGTGTGATTGCCGACGAGCGCATCGCCGCGCTGATCAAGCAGCATTTCGACCTGCGCCCCCGGGGCATCATCCAGATGCTCGACCTGCTGCGCCCGATCTACGAAAAAACCGCCGCCTACGGCCACTTCGGCCGCGAAGAGCCTGAGTTCACCTGGGAGCGGACGGACAAAGCGGCTGCGCTGCGCGCGGCAGCCGGACTGTCACCCGGCGAGCACCACAGAAAAGAGGGCTGA
- a CDS encoding bifunctional nicotinamide-nucleotide adenylyltransferase/Nudix hydroxylase encodes MHDTAIYIGRFQPVHNGHRVLLQRALASARQVIVVLGSAWQARSPKNPFTWQEREAMLRAVLPDADQARVQLLPVRDYYNQAVWVQAVHRAVAPFTAGGARIGLVGHFKDATSSYLSAFPDWELMPVQRQGRIDASAIRDAYLGATPASVRPALAALADEIPASTLAALECFAQTPPYLALQQEWRMLRDYRQAWAAAPWPPVFVTVAAVLRCQDQVLLIGRAHAPGKGLLALPGGFLGPRETLWQSCLRALREQTRCPLPEARLRAALQSVAVFDHPDRSQRGRSVTHTHCFDLEDAPLPVVMPAVPADGDARPLQWTPIAQLAGLEEAFFEDHFHMLDHFLSVTSPPPMLL; translated from the coding sequence ATGCACGACACCGCCATCTACATCGGGCGTTTCCAGCCCGTGCACAACGGCCACCGGGTGTTGCTGCAACGCGCGCTGGCCAGTGCGCGGCAGGTCATCGTGGTGCTGGGCTCGGCCTGGCAGGCCCGCTCGCCGAAAAACCCCTTCACCTGGCAGGAGCGCGAGGCCATGCTGCGCGCCGTGCTGCCCGATGCCGACCAAGCGCGCGTGCAACTGCTGCCGGTGCGGGACTACTACAACCAGGCCGTCTGGGTGCAGGCCGTGCACCGGGCGGTGGCGCCGTTCACGGCCGGCGGCGCGCGCATCGGACTGGTCGGCCATTTCAAGGACGCCACCAGCAGCTACCTGAGCGCCTTCCCCGACTGGGAGTTGATGCCCGTGCAACGCCAGGGCCGTATCGACGCCAGCGCCATCCGCGACGCCTACCTGGGCGCGACGCCGGCCAGCGTGCGCCCGGCGCTGGCCGCGCTGGCCGATGAGATCCCCGCCAGCACCCTGGCCGCGCTGGAGTGCTTTGCGCAAACCCCGCCGTACCTCGCGCTGCAACAGGAATGGCGCATGCTGCGCGACTACCGCCAGGCTTGGGCCGCCGCGCCCTGGCCGCCGGTGTTCGTGACGGTCGCCGCCGTGCTGCGCTGCCAAGACCAGGTGCTGCTGATCGGCCGTGCCCACGCACCCGGCAAAGGACTGCTGGCGTTGCCCGGTGGTTTTCTCGGGCCGCGGGAAACGCTGTGGCAGTCGTGCCTGCGCGCGTTGCGCGAGCAAACCCGGTGCCCATTGCCCGAGGCCCGGCTGCGCGCCGCGTTGCAATCCGTGGCCGTGTTCGACCATCCCGACCGCAGCCAGCGTGGGCGCAGCGTCACGCACACGCATTGCTTCGACCTGGAAGACGCGCCCTTGCCGGTCGTCATGCCCGCCGTGCCGGCTGACGGCGACGCGCGGCCGTTGCAATGGACGCCGATCGCGCAACTGGCGGGGCTGGAAGAGGCGTTCTTTGAAGACCATTTCCATATGCTCGACCACTTTCTGAGCGTCACCAGCCCCCCGCCGATGCTGTTGTAG
- the asnB gene encoding asparagine synthase (glutamine-hydrolyzing), protein MCGIAGVVNATGVTKDDVWAMVGSIRYRGVDAQAVEDLGGAIVGNVLLKIAALENGRQPMSSTDGKVWVVFNGEIFNFIELREQLQAKGYRFKSRCDTEVLVHLWCEKGEQMLDDLVGMFAFFIWDQRTQTGMLARDRQGIKPCFYAPYRGGLAFASEIKAILALPKFERKVNESALGDVFSFNYCPPPQTCFEGIHHLPPGCFMRYGSGRFSEPVRYWRWPLDGERVDASQADLENALGEAVKLQMRFEVDGGLFLSGGVDSSVIAHHLLPQWKQPRLDAIGLRIEEQGFSEYAYAERVATDLNINLSALDIRPADIADIARSVVRHAEQPHGDFSFFLFYLLSRRAHQMGKVVMFTGDGPDEVMLGYRHNAQFFSGMTRARFSMRDYFDLISYSTRQERQRVMSPSFLPHTEGAFDRFMGIIEPFGGLEPMEQVAAYELTSLMPGNDSPKSDRMGACWSIEGRAPFLDHRVSELFARLPIQSKFHQGVGKHFLKRVAQSYYDHDFVFRPKTMPTLPIGEWIKGPLYPWARDILALPDGGRFDASGLQHMLQEHRSGMHNHTKPLRTLLMTKLWLQEFFSEGA, encoded by the coding sequence ATGTGTGGGATAGCCGGTGTGGTCAACGCGACGGGGGTGACGAAAGACGATGTCTGGGCGATGGTCGGGAGCATCAGATACCGCGGCGTCGATGCACAAGCTGTCGAAGACCTGGGCGGTGCCATTGTCGGCAATGTCCTGCTGAAGATAGCCGCTCTCGAAAACGGCAGGCAACCGATGTCGAGCACCGACGGCAAGGTCTGGGTTGTCTTCAACGGCGAGATCTTCAATTTCATCGAGTTGCGCGAGCAGCTACAGGCCAAGGGCTACCGGTTCAAATCGCGCTGCGATACCGAGGTGCTGGTGCATCTGTGGTGCGAAAAGGGCGAACAGATGCTCGACGATCTGGTCGGCATGTTCGCCTTTTTCATCTGGGACCAGCGCACGCAGACCGGCATGCTGGCCCGCGACCGCCAGGGCATCAAGCCCTGCTTTTATGCGCCGTATCGCGGCGGCCTGGCGTTTGCCAGCGAGATCAAAGCCATCCTGGCGCTGCCAAAGTTCGAGCGCAAAGTCAACGAATCGGCGTTGGGCGATGTGTTCAGCTTCAACTACTGCCCACCGCCGCAGACCTGCTTCGAAGGCATCCATCATCTGCCGCCGGGCTGTTTCATGCGTTACGGATCGGGCCGATTTTCCGAGCCTGTGCGCTACTGGCGCTGGCCGCTCGATGGCGAGCGCGTCGACGCCTCGCAGGCCGATCTGGAAAATGCGCTCGGCGAAGCCGTCAAGCTGCAAATGCGTTTTGAGGTCGATGGGGGGCTGTTTCTTTCGGGGGGCGTCGACTCTTCGGTCATCGCCCATCACTTGCTGCCCCAGTGGAAGCAGCCCCGGTTGGACGCCATCGGTCTGCGCATCGAAGAGCAAGGTTTTTCCGAATACGCTTACGCCGAGCGTGTGGCCACCGACCTGAACATCAACCTGAGCGCACTGGATATCCGACCGGCCGATATTGCGGACATTGCACGCTCGGTCGTGCGGCATGCCGAGCAGCCGCATGGCGACTTTTCGTTTTTCCTGTTCTACCTGCTGTCGCGCCGGGCGCACCAGATGGGCAAGGTCGTCATGTTCACGGGCGACGGCCCGGACGAGGTCATGCTGGGCTATCGCCACAACGCGCAATTTTTCTCCGGGATGACGCGCGCCCGGTTTTCGATGCGCGACTACTTCGACCTCATCAGCTACAGCACCCGGCAAGAGCGCCAGCGGGTGATGAGCCCGTCTTTTCTGCCCCACACCGAAGGCGCGTTCGACAGGTTCATGGGCATCATCGAACCCTTTGGCGGCTTGGAGCCGATGGAACAGGTCGCCGCCTACGAGTTGACCTCGCTGATGCCTGGCAACGACTCCCCCAAGAGCGATCGCATGGGCGCCTGCTGGTCGATCGAAGGGCGCGCGCCCTTCCTGGACCACAGAGTCAGCGAATTGTTCGCGCGTTTGCCGATCCAGTCCAAGTTCCACCAAGGGGTGGGCAAGCATTTCCTCAAGCGGGTGGCGCAGAGCTATTACGACCACGACTTCGTGTTCCGGCCCAAGACCATGCCCACGCTACCGATCGGCGAGTGGATCAAAGGGCCGCTTTACCCATGGGCGCGCGACATCCTGGCGCTACCCGATGGCGGCCGCTTCGATGCCAGCGGGCTGCAACACATGTTGCAAGAGCACCGCAGCGGCATGCACAACCACACCAAGCCCCTGCGCACGCTGCTGATGACCAAACTGTGGCTGCAAGAGTTTTTCTCCGAGGGCGCTTGA